A region of the Plasmodium cynomolgi strain B DNA, scaffold: 0698, whole genome shotgun sequence genome:
ataatttttatttgcaagaatataattaaaattttattcataataattatattatcgataagtaaaatttctaaCTTTATACaagagaaataaaaggaatgaaatgtataatacaATTATAGATGGAACTGTAATAAGAAGAATGATGCTATCTCCTTTTGTGGATGGTAAatatatgtctacatttttatatttagttccattttgcatatattcTTTATATGTATTGCTAAATTCTTCTAATGCGTCATATTAATCCAGGTGAGTGCCATGTTCATATTACTTTATGTACGTTTAATAAGAATATGAACATTTCCGAGCACATTTATATTCAGTATATTCTCTTCGTTCACTTGATGCTTTATATACAACAAAATCCTTGTATACTATAATTAGTTCATTAAGCTTTATATGCGTTTCATATTTAACGTCCTCTTTATGCTCGTAACATATTAAGAAATTGAAacttttctcatcatacaatttttgaagttcacTATACAGTGATAAGGTAGTGCAAccagaaagtaaattattaattacttgaTTATATAACAAGCAGTTTAAGTATTTACAACATCTTGGTGTATTAAGAAATTTTcaatttacttttacataattcaaataattcTTAACTTTTGAACACACATCCATAAAACCTTTACTGCCGACCCTATTCTATATCAGAATCGAATTTAAAGCAAATGTAGtctttgcatattttattaaaagattTTCATCTGtagaattattataatatatatctctatatttagaatatgatCTTACAACATTATActatggaagaaaaaaatagaaaaaagaaaaaaaccatAAAAGTATTTAGTACATTGAAcacctatttt
Encoded here:
- a CDS encoding CYIR protein (putative;~vir-type antigen), which translates into the protein MFELQKLYDEKSFNFLICYEHKEDVKYETHIKLNELIIVYKDFVVYKASSERREYTEYKCARKCSYSY